A single Lactuca sativa cultivar Salinas chromosome 8, Lsat_Salinas_v11, whole genome shotgun sequence DNA region contains:
- the LOC111903608 gene encoding uncharacterized protein LOC111903608, with amino-acid sequence MDKLRVVTDDSKKRKFVSSSNVCGPIDCVYKSDRGKAHQSTLDKNNPIKEKLKSIAWKKFAIWAYTVGLPFSAVRDESFQDVIDSIGDYGKGMPAPSYHNVRVTLLKEVLQDTNKFVDSFRPQWQKYGCSIMSYFWTNGKGRALIKFLVNCPTGTVFLKSIDASEHVKDAQLIVKMINQVIEDVDNGSNYKAAGNFLEEQHPKLFWTPCAAHCVNLMIQDLREKIKKIKGVLTDARLIVVYIYNHGRILNTMRKLTKNKELHSAFVKKAMGKKVERIVAKQAFWDDVYFSCQIFSPLVDMIRLVDREDQPCMGYTYDAMSRAKEQISKNLKGGPNARMESTVLSKIQQRWPDQLHHPLHAAGCFLNPAIYHGENSEIEKIKDIVTGLYVAINRLVPDEDENDLLRQQLDIYIDSEDIWWHSYGIDTPLLQNFAIKVLSQTCSASPCERNWSTFDNLHSKKRNCLLQQKLNDLVFIQYNTRLQRRFELLKSNKTDPILLRDVEENDEWMIPTEAELQDFVDARDGLLWSDVREAMGGNVDIGPSTRSKRERYRDDDDDNDQTRVELEYDVYVDLDVEVNALDDVDSEAEPVDCD; translated from the exons ATGgacaaacttcgggttgttacagatgatagtaagaaaagaaagtttgtaAGTTCTAGTAATGTTTGCGGTCCAATTGATTGTGTTTATAAGAGCGATCGTGGAAAAGCACATCAAAGCACGTTGGATAAAAACAATCCAATCAAAGAGAAGCTGAAGAGCATTGCTTGGAAAAAGTTTGCGATTTGGGCTTACACGGTTGGCTTACCATTCAGTGCCGTACGTGATGAAAGTTTCCAAGATGTAATTGATTCCATTGGAGATTATGGAAAAG GTATGCCCGCTCCAAGTTACCATAATGTTCGGGTGACATTACTAAAGGAGGTGTTACAAGATACTAATAAGTTTGTGGACTCATTTCGGCCACAGTGGCAGAAATACGGATGTAGCATTATGTCCTATTTTTGGACAAATGGAAAAGGAAGGGCATTGATAAAATTTTTAGTGAATTGTCCAACTGGAACCGTATTTCTTAAGTCAATTGATGCATCAGAGCATGTGAAGGATGCTCAATTAATTGTGAAGATGATTAATCAGGTGATTGAAGATGTTG ATAACGGCTCAAACTATAAAGCTGCGGGAAATTTTTTAGAAGAACAACATCCAAAGTTGTTTTGGACTCCATGTGCAGCACACTGTGTGAACCTTATGATACAAGATCTCagggaaaaaataaaaaagataaaggGTGTTTTGACTGATGCAAGATTGATTGTGGTTTACATTTATAATCATGGAAGAATTTTGAACACGATGCGAAAGTTGACCAAGAATAAAGAGTTGCACAG TGCATTTGTAAAGAAAGCTATGGGAAAGAAGGTGGAGAGGATAGTTGCAAAGCAAGCATTTTGGGACGATGTGTATTTCTCTTGTCAAATATTTTCACCTTTGGTAGATATGATTCGGTTGGTTGATAGGGAAGATCAACCGTGCATGGGTTATACCTATGATGCAATGAGTCGAGCAAAAGAGCAAATAAGCAAAAATCTAAAAGGTGGGCCTAATGCAAGGATGGAGAGTACAGTTTTGTCTAAAATTCAACAAAGATGGCCTGACCAACTTCATCATCCTTTACATGCAG CTGGATGTTTTCTTAATCCTGCCATTTATCATGGAGAAAATTCAGAGATTGAGAAAATTAAAGATATAGTGACGGGACTATATGTTGCCATCAACCGTCTTGTTCCCGATGAAGATGAGAATGATCTTTTAAGACAGCAATTGGATATCTACATTGATTCAGAAG atATTTGGTGGCATTCTTATGGGATCGACACTCCTTTGCTTCAAAATTTTGCTATCAAGGTCCTTAGTCAAACGTGTAGTGCTTCACCTTGTGAACGCAATTGGAGTACATTTGACAAT TTACACTCCAAGAAAAGGAATTGTCTTTTACAGCAAAAACTCAATGACCTTGTGTTTATCCAATATAACACAAGGTTACAAAGGAGATTTGAATTACTAAAAAGCAACAAAACTGATCCTATTTTGTTGAGAGATGTAGAGGAAAATGATGAGTGGATGATACCGACAGAGGCTGAACTTCAAGACTTTGTGGATGCACGTGATGGTCTTCTTTGGTCAGATGTGCGAGAAGCGATGGGAGGAAATGTAGACATCGGGCCTAGTACGAGGAGCAAAAGGGAGCGTTatagagatgatgatgatgataatgaccAGACTAGAGTTGAACTGGAATATGATGTGTATGTGGACCTTGATGTAGAAGTGAATGCATTAGACGATGTTGACTCGGAAGCCGAACCAGTAGACTGCGATTGA